One stretch of Cheilinus undulatus linkage group 5, ASM1832078v1, whole genome shotgun sequence DNA includes these proteins:
- the mrpl41 gene encoding 39S ribosomal protein L41, mitochondrial — protein sequence MGVLSRLMRGLVRGADRMSEFTSKRGSRTHNKGRGARPTGLNLSSRKFLALRAMIPEFVVPNLEGFKLKPYVSYRAPRGTEPPLTAQIVFEEVVAPQIKKDFEEGNFSQDNLEKYGFDPTQEGKLFKLYPKNYVR from the coding sequence ATGGGTGTGCTATCTAGGCTGATGAGGGGTCTGGTGAGAGGAGCTGACAGGATGTCTGAGTTCACCAGCAAGCGTGGATCAAGGACACACAACAAAGGCAGGGGAGCAAGACCCACGGGACTGAATCTCTCCAGCAGAAAGTTTCTGGCCTTACGAGCCATGATTCCTGAGTTTGTCGTACCAAACTTAGAAGGATTCAAACTCAAACCTTATGTGTCCTATCGTGCTCCACGTGGAACAGAGCCTCCTTTGACAGCACAAATTGTGTTTGAGGAGGTCGTAGCCCCTCAGATCAAGAAAGACTTTGAAGAGGGCAATTTCAGCCAAGACAATCTGGAGAAATATGGATTTGATCCAACGCAGGAGGGGAAGCTATTCAAGCTGTATCCTAAGAACTATGTGCGTTAA